In a single window of the Zonotrichia leucophrys gambelii isolate GWCS_2022_RI chromosome 2, RI_Zleu_2.0, whole genome shotgun sequence genome:
- the SSR1 gene encoding translocon-associated protein subunit alpha produces MSRLSQLLLLALLVFPAALLLGGSRGGPGLLVAAQDATEDEEAVEDTIVEDEDDEAEVEEDEPTDLTEEKEEEDLSGEPKASPSADTTILFVKGEDFPANNIVKFLVGFTNKGTEDFIVESLDASFRYPQDYQFYIQNFTALSLNTVVPPQRQATFEYSFIPAEPMGGRPFGLVINLNYRDASGNVFQDAVFNQTVTIIEKEDGLDGETIFMYMFLAGLGLLVIVGLHQLLESRKRKRPVQKVEMGTSNQNDVDMSWIPQETLNQINKASPRRLPYKRAQKRPVGSDE; encoded by the exons GTTTATTGGTTGCAGCTCAAGATGCTACAGAAGATGAGGAAGCTGTGGAAGATACTATAGTtgaagatgaggatgatgaagcTGAAGTTGAAGAAGATGAGCCAACAGACTTG acagaagaaaaagaggaagaagactTGTCAGGAGAGCCTAAAGCTTCACCCAGTGCTGATACAACCATCTTATTTGTGAAAGGCGAAG ACTTTCCAGCGAACAACATCGTAAAATTTCTGGTGGGCTTCACCAATAAGGGTACAGAAGACTTCATTGTCGAGTCTCTCGATGCTTCTTTCCGGTACCCTCAAGACTACCAGTTTTACATCCAGAACTTCACAGCTCTCTCTCTGAACACAGTAGTTCCACCACAGAGACAAGCCACGTTTGAGTACTCCTTCATCCCTGCTGAGCCTATGGGTGGTCGTCCTTTTGGGCTGGTTATCAATCTCAACTACAGAGATGCAAGT GGCAACGTTTTTCAAGATGCTGTCTTCAATCAAACTGTTACCATTATTGAAAAAGAAGATGGGCTGGATGGAGAAAC GATCTTCATGTACATGTTCCTTGCTGGACTTGGTCTGCTGGTCATAGTTGGCCTACATCAGTTGCTAGAGTCTAGGAAG aggaaaagacCGGTACAGAAAGTAGAGATGGGAACATCAAATCAGAACGATGTTGATATGAGCTGGATTCCCCAAGAAACTTTAAATCAAATAA ATAAAGCTTCACCAAGGAGGTTGCCCTACAAGAGGGCACAGAAGAGACCAGTGGGCTCTGATGAGTAA